One Clostridium sp. CM027 genomic window carries:
- the rho gene encoding transcription termination factor Rho → MINKDFDNRTVVELREHCKELGIKNISKLKKSELIEEIKKITPVSMQKDGVILREKISPKNTSTAGDNIIGNSEKQIEINPIQTTQATNNSEHDTGFKNQNENKKEKLQEMINESGSARGVLEIIENNSYGFLRGNNYLSGPDDIYVSPSQIRRFNLKTGDEVEGKVRTPKEGEKFKALLYVQQVNGENPDRAVGRRPFEKLTPIYPTQRLTLETCATDLSSRMMDIISPIGKGQRGIIVAQPKAGKTTLLKKIANSISINHPEVKLIVVLIDERPEEVTDMQRSINGEVIYSTFDEEPDHHTKVASMVLERAKRMVEQGQDVVILLDSLTRLSRAYNLTVTPSGRTLSGGLDPSALLMPKKFFGAARNIEEGGSLTILATALVETGSRMDDMIFEEFKGTGNMEVHLDRKLQERRIFPAIDIYKSGTRREDLLLTKIEMETIYNLRKIMYREGNALGVTEKLLNLLATTKSNNEFFEMINKNFELLAR, encoded by the coding sequence TTGATAAATAAAGATTTTGATAATAGGACAGTAGTCGAGCTGCGGGAACATTGCAAAGAACTCGGCATTAAAAATATTTCTAAACTTAAAAAAAGTGAATTAATTGAGGAAATAAAGAAGATAACGCCAGTTTCTATGCAAAAGGATGGAGTTATTTTAAGAGAAAAAATAAGTCCCAAAAACACTTCTACAGCTGGAGACAATATTATAGGAAATTCAGAGAAGCAAATCGAAATTAACCCAATTCAAACTACTCAAGCTACCAATAATTCAGAACATGATACAGGTTTTAAAAATCAAAATGAAAATAAAAAAGAAAAATTACAAGAAATGATAAATGAATCGGGATCGGCAAGAGGAGTTCTGGAAATAATCGAAAACAATAGTTATGGGTTTCTAAGAGGGAATAATTACTTATCAGGCCCTGACGATATATATGTTTCGCCATCTCAAATTAGAAGATTTAACTTAAAAACAGGTGATGAAGTAGAAGGTAAGGTTAGAACGCCTAAAGAGGGTGAAAAATTTAAAGCTCTGTTGTATGTACAACAAGTAAATGGAGAAAATCCTGACAGAGCTGTAGGTAGAAGACCTTTTGAAAAGTTAACTCCGATTTATCCAACTCAAAGATTGACACTAGAAACATGTGCAACTGATTTGTCTTCGAGAATGATGGATATTATTTCTCCTATAGGAAAAGGGCAGAGAGGCATAATTGTAGCACAGCCAAAGGCGGGAAAAACAACACTTCTTAAAAAAATCGCTAACAGTATCTCTATAAATCACCCAGAAGTAAAACTAATTGTTGTTTTAATAGATGAAAGGCCTGAGGAAGTTACTGATATGCAGAGATCTATTAATGGTGAAGTTATTTATTCAACTTTTGATGAAGAACCAGATCATCATACAAAAGTAGCTTCTATGGTTCTTGAGAGAGCTAAAAGAATGGTAGAACAAGGCCAAGATGTAGTTATTCTATTAGATAGTTTAACTAGGCTTTCTAGAGCTTACAATTTAACTGTGACCCCTTCAGGAAGAACTCTATCCGGAGGACTCGATCCTAGTGCACTTTTGATGCCAAAGAAATTTTTTGGAGCGGCTAGAAATATAGAAGAGGGTGGAAGTTTGACAATTCTTGCTACTGCTTTGGTAGAAACAGGAAGTAGAATGGATGATATGATTTTTGAGGAATTCAAGGGTACAGGAAATATGGAAGTTCACTTAGATAGAAAACTTCAAGAAAGAAGAATATTCCCAGCGATAGATATTTATAAATCAGGGACAAGAAGAGAAGATTTATTGCTTACTAAGATTGAAATGGAGACTATATATAATTTAAGGAAGATAATGTATAGAGAAGGTAATGCATTAGGTGTAACAGAAAAACTCCTAAATTTATTAGCTACAACAAAGAGTAATAATGAATTTTTTGAGATGATAAATAAGAATTTTGAATTATTAGCTAGATAA
- the rpmE gene encoding 50S ribosomal protein L31, which translates to MQEAIHPEYHHDTVVKCACGNTFTTGSTKQELKVDVCSNCHPFYTGKQKNIDAGGRVDRFMKKFNIKNEDAE; encoded by the coding sequence ATGCAAGAAGCAATACATCCAGAATACCATCACGACACAGTTGTTAAATGCGCATGTGGAAACACTTTTACTACAGGATCTACTAAACAAGAACTTAAAGTAGACGTATGTTCTAATTGCCATCCATTCTACACTGGTAAGCAAAAGAATATTGATGCCGGTGGAAGAGTTGATAGATTCATGAAGAAATTTAACATAAAAAACGAAGATGCAGAATAA